GACGAAGAAGCTCATCGAGCAGGGACGGATCCCGCGCGACGAATCCATCGTCATCTCCATCACCGGGAACGGCTACAAGACCATCGAAACGGTCGCACACATCATCGACCGGCCCTACAGCATCGACGCCGACCTGGGCAACTTCGACGAGTTGTACGACGGGCTGACGCGGGAACCGCGGCCGGACGCGAAGGCGGGATAAGCGCGCCGCGCATGTGTTGAAAAGGTCGGAATCGGGTTTTATCCTGATCGAGAGGGAGGTCCTTTCATGAGTGTTCGTGTACGCGTACCCACGCCTTTGAGGAAATTCACCCAGGGATCGGACGAAGTCGACGTCAACGGCGACACCGTTCAGGCCATGCTGGAGGATCTGGAGCAGAAGCACCCCGGCATCAAGGAGCGCATCATGGACGAAGGCGGCAAGGTGCGCCGGTTCGTGAACGTCTACGTCAACGGCGACGACATCCGCTTTCTCCAGAACGTCGATACCGCGTTGAAGGACGGCGACAGCATATCCATCGTCCCGGCCATCGCCGGCGGCCGCTAGCGGGTTCCCGGCACGCCCCCATGCTCGCCGCACTGAACCAGGACGCCGCCTCTCCGCCGCGCCGGCCGCGCAAGGTCGACGGCATCGTGGAACTGGTCGGCAACACGCCTCTGGTAGAGGTCCGGCGCGTCACCCGCGGGCTGTCCCGGGGCGTGCGGGTGCTGGCCAAGCTCGAGGGATTCAACCCCGGCGGCTCGGTGAAGGACCGCCCTGCCCTCAGAATGATCCGGGACGCCATCGACACCGGGCGGCTCAAGCCGGGCCGAACCATCATCGAGTCCACCTCGGGCAACACCGGTATCGCCATCGCCATGATCGGCGCGGCGCTGGGCTACCCCGTGCGGCTGGTGGTGCCCGCCAACGTGAGCGAGGAACGCAAGAACATCATCCGGTTGTTCGGCGCGGAGATCGTCTACAGCGATCCGCTGGAGGGCTCCGACGGGGCCATCCGTCTCTGCCGCGAGATCGTCGCGGAGGACCCGGAGGGGTACTTCAAGCCCGACCAGTACTTCAACCCGCTGAACAGCCGGGCCCATTACGAGACCACCGGCCCCGAGATCTACCGGCAGACCGCCGGGGGGGTCACCCACTTTGTCGCCGGCATCGGCACCGGCGGCACGGTGATGGGAGCGGGACGCTTCCTCAAGGAGCGCGACCCGCGCATCCGCGTGATCGCGGCCGAGCCCGACTCCGAGTTGCACGGCCTCGAAGGGTTGAAGCACATGGCCACCTCCATCGTTCCGGGGATCTTCCAGGAGGACGAGCTGGACGTGAAACTCCCCGTGTCCACCGAGGACGCCTACGAGATGGTCTACCGGCTGAGCCTGGAGGAAGGGCTACTGGTGGGACAATCCTCCGGCGCGGCCATGGTGGCGGCCATGGACATCGCCCGGCGACTGACCCACGGCACCGTGGTCGCGGTGTTCCCCGACTTCGGCGCGCGTTACATGACCACAAACCTCTGGACCACCTGGAAGGAACGCCTTGACGTCGGCAACGTGGACTTTTCCATCTGACGTACGCGAACCGGGCCCGGCGCCCGAGCGGAGTCCCGTGACACGGCGCGCGCAACGTACCTGAACGCTATGATCATTCGCTGTCCCAATTGTTCCACGACCTACAAGGTGGACGGCAGCGTCCTCGACGCGCCCAAGCCAAGCTTCCGCTGTTCCC
The DNA window shown above is from Deltaproteobacteria bacterium and carries:
- a CDS encoding MoaD/ThiS family protein, giving the protein MSVRVRVPTPLRKFTQGSDEVDVNGDTVQAMLEDLEQKHPGIKERIMDEGGKVRRFVNVYVNGDDIRFLQNVDTALKDGDSISIVPAIAGGR
- a CDS encoding cysteine synthase family protein is translated as MLAALNQDAASPPRRPRKVDGIVELVGNTPLVEVRRVTRGLSRGVRVLAKLEGFNPGGSVKDRPALRMIRDAIDTGRLKPGRTIIESTSGNTGIAIAMIGAALGYPVRLVVPANVSEERKNIIRLFGAEIVYSDPLEGSDGAIRLCREIVAEDPEGYFKPDQYFNPLNSRAHYETTGPEIYRQTAGGVTHFVAGIGTGGTVMGAGRFLKERDPRIRVIAAEPDSELHGLEGLKHMATSIVPGIFQEDELDVKLPVSTEDAYEMVYRLSLEEGLLVGQSSGAAMVAAMDIARRLTHGTVVAVFPDFGARYMTTNLWTTWKERLDVGNVDFSI